In Girardinichthys multiradiatus isolate DD_20200921_A chromosome 10, DD_fGirMul_XY1, whole genome shotgun sequence, the sequence GCAGAGCATCATGGCGCTGCTAGCAGTCATGACCGTCCTGAGTTGGAATCGTAGGTCCCGATCTTTGAACAGGGACCATGGCGTCTTGGCCGGTGCGGAGGAACCGGACTTTAAGGCTGCAGACATTTGCTGCTCCTGAAGCATCTCTTCCATCTCAAGGGGAGGAACTTGTCCTCCACGCAGTCTTCCAAGAGCGTGGACACATGCTTCCCTGTCTCCACGGTCGATGAGAAGATATCTGGGGCTTTCAGGAAACCAGGGCAAGGTTGCTAGTTGGATCAATGCTGGCAGAGCATTACTAGCTAGAAGATAGGGCCATAGAGGCTCTGAACCCAGCAGCTCAGTGAGTCCGACAACCTGTCCGAAGAAGATTCCAAACGCAGTGAACACAGCTGAGGAAAAGGCCACGGCGCCTCTGAGGTGTTTAGGAGCACTTTCTCCGAAGTACATTGGCTGGATGTTCATACTAACTCCGGAGTTAATCCCCACCAGAAAGCGAGCAAGGATGATCATCTCAAATGATTTTGCCACCTTACATGTCAGCACAACCACAGCACCAACCAGCAGGAAGGAGTTGTTCAAAAGCAGTGACGCTTTTCGTCCAAAGCGGACAGCCATAGGCCCTGCCAACAGGGCCCCCAGCAAACCGCCCAGTGAGAATGCTGACACAATGAGGGTCCACACCAGGGTTACCTCAGGGGTATCCAAGACTGTTTTCCAGCGTTCCATGTATGTGTCATTGATGAAGTTCTGGATGTAGATGGTGGGGGCATTAATGATTGAAATGTTATAGCCATACTGGAATGTTCCTCCAATGGCAGCAGAGCACACAGTTAAAGAAAGCGTCCTGGCGCTGCCTGCAGGGTTGCTTCTTTCTTCTGCGTCCTTTTTACCTGTGGAACTCATCTGAATGCTGGTTGTCTAAAAGTGTCCTAGAGCTTTTATATTCATCACAGTCCTCAAACAGAAAGCTTGAAGttgttcagctttttctttgctttttgtcttttgattttgttgccAAGTTTACCTTAACCTCATCTAGTTTATTTAAAGACGAGAATGTTTCTCTGCGGTTGAAGCCGGTTGGGAGTGTCGCATTATACCCGGAAGTTCGACTGTAAGGCATATTCCCATCAGATATTCGCAATTTTTATGTTGCAGTGACATCAaaagaattttatttaaaatatttatattttgatattATAGGtagtaataaaaacatgaaaaaatgcatGGTTGTGAATGCGATATAACAAAATGACACAATTTAAGTCGTTTGGAATTGCTACCTGACAGTCTAAATTCAGGAAGTAAAATCATCAAGTACAACCCTTGTTCCTACACTTCTTCCTGGCTGCGTAATATTCGTACAGGCTTTTGATTGGTTTATGTCAGAGGGCGAAAGTTACGACATCTAGTCGAGACGCGATCACGTGGTTTGCTGGAAGGGTAACGTGGGTCCCACTCTCTACTGCAACTCTGTGGGTAACTCTCTTTGGTACAGCCAGTACTGGGCTGAAAaagccagtaatggaaatgGCTGCAAAACGGGCTGAGTAGATTGGAGCTACCCAAAGTATGGCCCATTGAAAAATGGCAAAAGAGTCCATCAGGGTGTACTCCACCACTGCCCTGAGCAGTCACTGTCTTCAGACAGGACCAGGTCACCTAGTCAAGACGAGACCCACACCACATATAACAGTGACtgacacacaccacacacacacatacacacacacatcgtAGTAATGGTGTTCGTCACTGCATGGTTTCTGATCTTGCAAAAAAACCACCATTTCTAGTCAGAATCGGATCACTTCTGTGCCAGAACTTGAACCATTGAACTATTGAACCATCATAAATCAGTACTGGGAGCGGCACAACTATAGTTAGTTCacaagtttggtgagttttgttGCTTCTGTCTTGGATTGGAATCGGGTTACCTCTCAGCATGAAAAGGTCTGTTAGACCATCATGACTCAGTGCTGGGAGGAGCACAGCGAATATCCTCATATTCATTCAGAAGCTCTTTACCTGGAGGTTTCATACAGCAGGATGAAGATATTCGTTGTAACTGGAATTCTTCTGTACGGTAAGATCTTCTTCTATTCATATTCTCTGAAGTTTCTATTAAAGGATCGGTGCAGtctagtaccttgttgaatatcCCATGAACTGCTTTAGAGAGGAAAATGTTCCTGGTGTCAGTTAAAGGTCAGAATTTTCAACAGAACTGAACTCAAATGTTCTCCAGAAACACAGAGACCTAACACAAAGATCAGTATTTAACTCCATGACCCAGAGActagatgaaaaaaataaaccaacctttttttttgcagcagcagcagcagcattgcagcttttctttttgttattttttcaaagtaataagtagacaggaagtggggtggagagagagggaagacatgcagccgGAATGGCTGAATCAAGGACTTAGGCCTACATTACTGGATCACAGGCTCTACCGCTACGCCACTCACCATGCCAGCTATTCTGTGTTGATCTGACCTGTTTCAACTTGTTACCTGTTATAGTGTATGTCTGATGTACATAACCAGTACTGCTGCTTCTTACTCAGGTTCTCATTGTAAACTGAGGTTGTTAAATAAAGCTTATATCACATTTGTATTGCTTGCAGGAACATTGCAGCAAACTTTGTCAGTATTAAAATActgcagtgtatatatatattattaacaTTCTGTTTATGTTGCAAATATCAGCAGCTTTATTTTGAACATATAGACAGTAAAGTACATTAGTAAATATGAACACTATAACTTGGTCTCCTAAAACACATTCTCCAGCTCGCTCTGATCATTACTCCTGAGTCATAAAACAGATAAATCACCCCaagttaaatttaaaattaagtGAGACTCCAGATTCTCATCCTGATAAACACACCTGAAGCCTGAGAGTACACAGAGGAACATAAGATCATATCTGAATACTGGGAAGGCAACAGGGAAGAAGATTCTCTGCCATCCCGTTTATTTCCGAGATGGTCCAGGTCTCTCCGTAAACCACTTCTGTGTCAGTGGTGCTGTTCCAACCACACCTACAGAAGACCAGAAGGTCTCTCTAACCTATCCTCCCTGTTGGACACAGACTTGTTATCATGGCAACTAATTTCCTCCTCTTGGTTTTTCCCTAAATGTCCTGTTTAACACCACAACATGGTGACACAACCACTCTTCTCTCTGCTGCTTGCAGCTACAGGCAATAACCTCCTACACTGGAAGGATGTGGAGGTTTTTTACACCAGTAAAAAAAGCCACGATTAGGTTACATTGGTCCAGTTTACAGTGTGTTTACAGACCTCAACATGCTGCCAGAACCCTGCAGGTTTTGAGGTTCTGATTGCTTATCAGAGCAGGATTCCGAGAAGAGGAAACACCAGCCAGGTTGTATTTTACTCTTAGGTTTGGACATGTGTCCTTAATCTACACGATACAAGCATGAAATTGGAATCAACTTCTGATCCAGCTGATCCCTCCTGTATCCCTTATAATCCGATAAAGAGCTCTGAGCCAATAGTTTTTCAGACTTTCTAAGGGTCTTCATTTGGTTTAGGTTAAATGCCTGTCCTTTATCGGTATGTTGAAGATGTCTGACTCTGACTGAATCATTTGTTGGGAAGAAAAAGTCTCAAGGGATGAGCCATTGCTGGTTTGACACATAACAGGAAGAATCTGCCAGagtacaaaaacaaactttgtcATAACTTCAGGAAACTGGAACCTGTTGATCCAGAACATCTCATGCTATATCCAGTCATGGCTGATGGAAAagaaattttaatatttgtgtcTGTGTTTCCCTCAGTTTCCCAGCAAGCTTTGGGTGTGGAGGTGTTTGACGGCATGGAGTTGGTACAACTGCCCTGTCAGGTCAATGTCTCTGTTTCCATGGAGTCCACGGTGGTGTGGAGCCGTGAGGAACTGAGGTTTTCCACTGTTCACATTCATCAGCAGAGTGGTTCAGCAAAAATACAACACATCAGCTTGGAGACATGCTGTTCATTATAATGAAATAACACTCTGAAGAACTGATCGGAAAGGTTCTGATTTGGGTATAATTTGGTCCACATGCGGACCACCGATGAAATAAAAGAATTCAGGAGCTTGGATGTTAGGATCATACAGCAGAGGTTATTAGTGGTTGCATGATAAAGTTACAGTCGAAGATTCCATTCGTCATCTGCATGAACCTTTTGGGCCTTTTAATGGTTTACTGGAGCATTTCTTTTTCCAGGGTGGAATATTTATACATTCAACATCTTTAATGATAATCAAGAAATGGCTGCACGTTTGAATTTGAAGCACATTTTCTCTGGTCCACCTAAACTCAGTTATACATGCAGCATCAGATATGTGCAGACACCCCGAAAGGTATCGGATTATGTCAGCATGCTGCACCCTGACCACAAACTTTTAATAGTCATTGGTGAGGGTTGGGTCCGGGTCATTCTGGCTGGATGTTTGTCCAACTGTAAGCCTAGTTCATATGTCTTCAGTAGGTTTGATATTGGTCCTTTATGGAGGACTTTCAGGAACCCTTCCAAAAACCACATGAGAGAAACTCACCTGTAAGAACATCCACTTATGCCCAAGATTTAAACTGTCCACCAAAGCCTAAACTTTCCACCTCAGGTGAGCAGAAACTGGTTAGAATGTTATGGAAAAAACCCAGGAAGCAGAAAGGCTGAAGCATGCTATGAACTGGAAACTGCTGGAACACCAGGGTCTCTGTTCACGGTAAAACCAATTAAACATCACAATGAACTGAAGTGTGCACACTCAGAATGAAGCTTTGGCATCTAGGGCTGAGGAGGGGTGCTGGTACTGGGCGTTTAGGCGCTGCACTGGGGTAGCCGTGGGTCTGACATGGAGGTGTCGGGTGGGGTGCTACAGCTACCACCACTAAGGCGGAATTAGGCTATGAACGGCTGGGTCTGGCGTGCTGCCGCATCTAGCTAGTGTGGGCTGGTTTAAGGCTGGGTCCCCAGGTGGTTTGGGGCCTGCTCTGGCTCCTGCTGGGTTGGCTGCCTGTGTGCCTCCCTGGCCTGGTGGGTGGGCTGGAGGCCATGGTGGCTAGGAGCGTGTGGTTATGGGTGGGTCGGAATAGGGTCTATGGTTAGGATGGAGGTTAACCTGTTTAAGCCCTACGGGGTTTTAGAACAATTTTGGTCTGATATTacataaatgaaataaagtatagctccacagttagaAAGTCTAATTTCAAACCTGTATAAAAGTAAGatataaaagaatattttttccaGTGAAACCCTTAATGCAACTGTCACCatatctgatttatttgtgattaaacaagaaaaataattgAACATTACAAAACGCTATTAAAAATTCTTTTGAAATCCCAGGAAAGGCCTCACATTGTATTCATAAAAACCTTGCAGCAAATTTGGAATGAATGAGTTGAAGCACATTTGTTCCACAAAAGTTTTAGTGGGCAATGTGCCAGGTGGAGGTAGCATTTTGTCACAATTGTGCCAATTGTGTTTTTCATCTCAAAAGGGAATCTGGTCCAATAAGTGCTGATTTCTATTGTGGGACTCCTTCTGCAAAAGGCATAGCATTTGGTTCTTGACATTTACCCTGTATATGACCAAAAAGTGCAATTGTTCACAGCATGAaatcaaaaacaatgaaaatagaTTAAACTTAATTGAGTCCTTTCATTTCCTTCTACTGgaagtattttattgaaaaaaagaataatccaAGACAAACAATGTAATCCAATGTGCCAAAAGAATATTCATTTTTATAGATGGTTCTCTTAAGTACTTGActtatctgttttaaaattcttCCTGTCTTTTGAGGGAAAACGTTTACTGTGAAACTATTTCCTCTAATTATTCAGCTTATCCTTCCTGCTGACTGTGTGtattcaaacctttgtgttaCAGGAGTGTCGGCTGTGCTGCTGATAGGAGGAACTGTTTCTAAAGGTAGGATCATCTACATCCATGTAAATACGTATGAGGAGGGAGATGAATCGACAGAGGTTGCAAGTTCACGTTATTACTGTCAGTGGTGACAGATTAACCAGATGGAAAGCTTTTGCAACTGGTTTTAATGGAGGACAACTGACATCAGCATAACAATGGAAATGTATCCCATGTAGTTTGAAAACTATACGAAGTGGGTGGATAGAGAgcggtaggtaggtaggtaaaACTTGGCCGTACTCCACAAGTAACAAACTGTAATCTGCTAGACAAATATGATCTTGACCAACTCAGTGCTGTTGCTGTCTTGATTTCCACAGCATGTTAGAgcgttttattgttttgtgacTATTGTTGAGATTCCTAAGGCTCCTCAACTCATTTAAGTAATGCCTCATTATGACAATATTTGTTTGAGATTGTTGGAaattttattacaaatagaaaaccAAGAAATGACATTTACGTAAATATTCACAGCCTCTGCCATGAAGCCAAAAATTGAGCTGAGGTGCATACTGTTTTCACTGATCATCCTTGAGATGTTTTTACAGCTTAAAAGGAGTCCACCTGTGGTAAATTCAGGACATGATTAGGAAAGGCAGACAACTGTCTATATAAGGTGCAAACACCAAGCATGAAGACTGTAGACCTCTGAGACAGGATTGGCACAAATTTGAGAAAGAATACAGAAAATATTCTGCTGCTATGAATGTCCCAATGAGCACAGTGGCCTCCATCGTTTGTAAGTCGAATAAGTTTAGAACCTAAAAGACGCTTTCTAGAGCTGGTTGGCCTTCTAAACTGAGCATTCAGGGAGAAGTGCTATAGTTATAACTGTTAATTCTTCTTTGGAGGCAAATCTGGGGCAAAATGGTTTGTGGATTGCAACTGTGAATTTGAAGCCACAGAGAGAAAGGCTATAAGACTTTTGTAATTGTAGAATTTTATTGTCTTTCACAactacaaaacaacagttaCACAAGTacacaaattgtattttttgaGTCACACATAAAACCTCTtacattcacagttttgctccagttcatccaaaacaaatgacaaaatacaAATTCTCAAACCTGTATTATCATCTTCCCACAAACAATTTTTTAATATTGTATTTCTTAACACAAATCGGTGTATAACTGCACGGATCTGCTGCTATGAGTCACAAATTCTGCTTTTCAGGTCACACATTATTTGTGGCTTGCTTTCATTTTTGTCCCATACTTATTACCATTTATAGTGGAGCAAAAATAATCTGACTTGAAGGTAATTCGTGTGGCTGTACGCTGCCTGCTTCAGACTCACTGTGCTTGCACCaaccagaaataaaaatacCGCCATGTTGAGGATATTAGGGCCGCCTCAGAGTGATGTCCGAAGTATTCTGCTAGACGTCAGCCATCCTTAAGATGCCGAAATTAAAACCTTTTGTGATCAACattatttgtgtttctttatttaaacttgggctgcacggtggcgcagttggtagcactgttgctttgcagcaagaaggtcctgggttcaattcccagcttgGTCTATCTGACCAGATGGAGCTTGAGATGTACTGCAAAGAAGATTGGGCAAAACTCCCTAAATATAGGTGTGCTAAGTTTGTGGTATGATATTTAAAAAGACTTGAGGCCATAATTGATTCCAAAGGTTGATTAACAAAGTATGAAGCACTTGTTTTTGATTCTTCAcaacaaatttgaattttatatctttatgtttgaagcctgaaatgtggcaagaggttgaccagttcaagggggccgagtactttcgcaaggcactgtacaatgggatgatttagatcaaagcaaatcCTTGTGTTAGAGAAGCAgaatcaaagttcagacctaattCCAATTTGGAATATGTTagcagatgctctccatccaatcggACTGATACCTTTCCTTCCATGTCAAAATTATTTGCTACTCTGTGCTTGCTACTCAAACAAAATCACAATTAAATAAACTGTAATGTGTAAGAAAATGTTAAGAAGTCCAAGAGTCATGAGTGCTACATACAGTGTCAACATGTAGTACAACCCATAAGATAACGTCTTTTAGCTGCACTACGATGAGTACCTGAAACACAGGAACTGAGGTCCTGCTATGTATAATCACTGTACCTATAGAAGCTAAACCCTAAAATTATCCTTAATAAGTGCTAATTCATGCCCAGTTTAAGTAATGCTGGAGCATAGCTGCTCCTTTAGCTGTTTCCAGAAGTATTAACTATCTGAAAAAACTTCTTACTTCGGGAACAATTGTTGCTTGTAGATGAAGGTATTCATGCAAACAGTTTGTTGGTTTTGGACATTTAAGAACAGAAAAAACCCTGAATTTAACCACCCTTATGCTTATAATGTggcaaatgtttacattttaaggTTTGGAGTCATTTAGTCATGGATGAACATCTTGGTTCTACAGTGTAATGATGTTTGCGGTTTCAAATTACTGGCTCGGATAATTTAGCGAGTTAGAAGCTTAAAAGTGTGCAAGGCACTGCCATATATAAAGGAAACATATTGAGCATGATTTAAAAACTGTGTTCCTGGTTCTTTAGAATGAGGATGGGCATGTTTTCTTATTAACACGTTTAAATGCATTTAGCTATGGCTCTTCCATTTTCTCTTCATCACATTTGTTCTGTACTAAAGCGCATATGCTTCATTGAGCCTCAGCATAATTTTGTCTAGCTACAGTATATACGCTCTTATTGACTGCATAATAGGACATCTTCAATGTTTCATGTCAATGGATAGGGCTGCAGGACATGTCAGACCCTCTTGCGGcacatcagcagcaaacacgATGAGCACCCCCCGTCACTTCCTGCTATCAAGAGAAGGAGAGCTCATTTGGTCATTCTACAGTACatgcatttttgtaaatatgaatattaaaacacAACTTGCCTACATGATTACTTAATAGATGGTTTATGATGAGTGTGCTATAAACCCTGCAGGCATCAGACAGTTCAACAAAAATGATGTGTGGACCCTGGACCTAATCGAGCTGGAGAAAGTAAGTCACCTTACAAACAAACATCATTGAAGtgaaatattatatttatatttatagacagaccaacacaaagtatggTGGAAGGAAAACACTGCATGGCCTAACAGATTTTCCTCCAGGATGACCCTTAGCACcatccagcttctctgtccctgctaaaaaacaaaaatgcattcccacaccatgatgctgctaccaccgtGTCTTTACTGTCAAGAATGGTGTGCTCAGCATTGAGCTGCACAGTTTATCGAATCGCAATCATAAAAGCAATTTCAATTAGGTTAATATTGCAACCACAAAGGACTGGTTGGATGCCATATAAGGTAGGATATTGTATTTTAATTGAGCTGCATTCACAGTCAACAGGTTAATAATATGTTTGGTGAAGTTGTTAGACTCCAACTGCCCTTTATGCTCATAATCAAAGCAATGTTTAATGTCTGAGATGCTAAATCTCACAGAGCCTTGTGGGGACATTTaaatgacagaaagaaaaaaaataagaaaatggttGTTTAATCATAATATTCAGCAACAGTATTGAATTTGCATGTTTATCTGCTGCCATGCAGCCTCAGTCCATGGTGAGATTTTGCAGGTAGACTATTTGAACATACTTTAAATGGTTACACTTGCACGCGCTGTGCCTtcctcttcatgatgctgtttgttctctaacaacaCCTGACATAACAGCTGTGTTTATCCTGACATTAAGTTACACaccggattttatttagggtatcAGAGTTAAGAAATCTGAATACAAATACCTCATTGTTGTCaggtttttctttgcaaaagattttgaaacccatgtattattttccttccacttcagtgTTGACCTATGACACAAAGTCCCAGTGATATGCATTgaagggtatgaatacatttgcaagccactgtatgtGTTTGTAAGTTTTTTGACTTTTCAGGTCCTACTGAAACCGAAATAACAGACATTTCATGGGAACTAAAACATGTTTCTTTCTCTCCAGGGAGGAATATGTTGCCTAATCAGGAGCTCTGAGTGGAAGCTAACGCATCATTACCTTCAGTGGAAATTTCAAACTACCAGTATacaaaccttgttttttttttttttgtttttttttatatttagtgagtaaaagacttttctttttaaaactgaaGTCTAAGAGCAAAGGGtacaaaaaaatcagaaataacAGGTTTAAACATTCCACTGAGATGAACAGTACGAGTTTTTAGAAGAAATATTTCTGTAAAGTTTTAAGATGAATGCTTTTATTGACCACACCTTAAGCCTTACCAATGTGTTCACAGACCAGACCCTGAGTCCAGACCCTGATGTGGGGGTAATTTTTAGCTTACCATGCTCTGCAGACAATGTGGGTCTATTGTTACATCTTAGAGAATGCTTAAGATACATTTGTAAACTTTGGGTGAAAATTGAATCATCTAGAATTTAACGATTCCTGGTAGATGTATGTAAAAACTGCTAATAAGACAGCTTAGTCACTTAAGACATCTCCACCAATTTCTACTTTAGCGGTTTTGGTCTTTTAATGCCCAGGTTTAACTACTGTCTGTCAATTCAGACCCATATTGGGGATTTTACCTGCTTTGACAACCATACAATTTATGGTCATTTTCTAAGATCTCCTTTTGGTCTAATGTAAGAAAATATGGTTTTAAGGCTTCCATTAATCAGATGTCACTCAGagttatttcagtttcattatggGTTCTAATCTGTCATATTTTATAGGAATCAACAGACCAAAACAGAAATCAGAACGAAGTTATTGGAAATATGGCGTATTAGAAAATCTCTAGAAAAAAGGTgtcagacaaaataaaatcatccatGAGATTTGAAGCATTTCTCCGATTATGTATCTCCTTAATTTTTAAAATTGCTGAATTAGCAATAGAAATAAACCGATAagctgttttaaagaaaataggTCCCAAATGTTCTCTTTATAGAAACGAAACGGAAGTAAGATGGTCTGATACAAAATTAGCTTATGAGATGACAAAGTAACAAACTGATCAAAACACTCTTTTTGCCACATAATGTGGAAGGTAAACATCTGTAATATTCAGAACAAAATATATTagaggttttttttaagttctggATTCCTACCAATCATGGTTTAGGGATATTAACCCTAACCTAAACAGCTATAACACATAAATGGATAAATAATGGATCGTCACAGTTTTTGTCAGGATTTCACCtatttaaacttattttatgCAACAAGGAACAAGCTGCATGATACTCTCAGTATTCTGTAGCAAATACAAAGCAGACGTCAAGGGTGTGAACAGTTTCATCCTTAAGCTGaacagaaaaagcaaaataGAGGCTTTAATCTTTGTTGTAAAAGTGTTGGCCATGTTGGGACAAAGATCTTCAGGTAACTTTCAAGGGGCCCCAGTTTTATATAAAACCCCTTGATTGTACTGAGGTTTAAAGCTTTTCCCAAACAGTAAAACGATATGTTCTGTAGCCTAAAAACCCCCAGGGGCTCTAATTGAAGAACCTTTTGTTCCTGCACTAAATTAACTGCAGGTAAATTCTGTTAATAGTCATGTTGCCGCTAATGTAAACAGGTTTTATCTCTCCTCTTTTCTTAGTTTTCATTTATTCCTTTATGGTCTATTTCCTTCATTTAATACATATCACTGCATTGATTTTCACGGTGCCTGTCTACGACATGTTGGTTACATTGTTGGGTTGTGCTTTTgcaattgtaattattattgcAATTGCATTAGTATTGTTAATTAGTGTgtagtgtttttatttggaaTAAGTTCTTTTTCACAGCTATAAGGAGACATAACAAAATACTAAATGGACAACCCACATTGCTGGCTTTGCCTGCGTTGGCTGTTAAACTCCAAGATACAAAAGGGAAGTTTCCTTGCACTAAACCTGCTGTAGTTCCTTCATTCAGCACCAAGGAATAgctgagaaatgtttctgaaaaCTAGTTTACCTGATTTTAACTACCTTGGATGTAGCTGGACTAATCATCCTATGTAAAGAGTTTTAAGATTACCTTTTATTGTAAATGTGAGTTGAAATGAAACTCATCCTATGAAATGCTTTTACAAAATAgttgaaaaacacaaactttattttttttttttttaaatcacctcTTTATATTAAGCACTTTCTGTTTATGCAGCACATCATTTTACAATCTTTAGCCTCAAACCCAGCCACCTCCTGAAGGGCCTGCATTCTCAGTCCTTGAAGGCTTTCCGCTTAGCTTCACACTCACTGCAGTCGCTCCATATGTATTTTTCTGGAGGGCAGGGGTTATCTTATTCACAACATAAAGTTGGATATTTTACGTTCTTAGAGACTCCTGGTTGTTCACTTCAGAAACAGCACCACATCAGGGTGTAGATTCCTCTTGGCTGGGAGGAGGATCCATCAAGTCCTTGAATCCCAGTTTCTGCAGAGGCTCCCTGGTCATAAGTTGACTGGAAAACACAAGATGACATGTAATGTACAGAGACAGCTCAGTTTGTGCTAGCCTTTCAGAATAATTCCGATGTTTTATCGGCTTCCTTACTGATCCATCCTGCATTCCAGGTAGTCTTTGGACTGTAGCCGACACTTTGAGTTGTCAAAGCTGTTTTCTCTCAGGCACCTCATAAACGTCTCTTTGAAGGTTTTACACTCTCCTGTATGAAGAATTCACCATTAATCAGTTTTTCTGAATGGTTCTCAAACTCATGGAACCAAGACAATGtctgctttcttttttctcacAACGTGAAAACATGATGTAGGACGTTTTTCTAAGAGAAAAATTGAATTCAAAATACCACGGCTATCTCACGGCTGACAGTGCATATTGAAGCAGAAACCAAACTATGAAGTCACAAGAATTACCCGTAGACTTTTAAGACCAGTTTGTGTCAGATCGTCTTCAGCTGGAGGATATAAAAAGGTTCTGGCAGCTCTGAATGACTGGGACTCCGTTTACTCGCCACAACCCAGTTTCAGTAAAGTCAAATTATACACTATTTGCCTTCTGCGTCTTCCACTTTGATGATTCGTTTGGAAATAATTCAACATCAGAATTTCAAGCGATTTTGTATTGCACACTTATGATAATTATGTAGCTAAGCAGTcgtaactaaacaaaaaaaacctgcgTATTGCTCCAAATTTAATTTAAGTAATTACATACATTATACGAACCGAACAACTTGAACATTATTAAAAAGCCTGTAAAAATAGCGACTACGTGACTGCAAATGTAAATGGTGGCAGCAAAGTGTTAACCAGGGAAGCACTTAGTAACAGTCGGCGTCGTAGCTCACCAAAATGATCCAGAGGAAAAGAGCCTTTATCGGGAGGCCGAGGTTTAAAACTCTTCGAGCCGAAATTCATGGCGGTCGACATGTTTGTTTGCGCTTATATTAGAGAAGAATATGAGAAACCCAAGCTGAAGAAGCTACGGCTTGACAGCTAAACCAGGCTGTAACCCTGCTGTCGCGCGGATGTgacgttttgtttttgtcagcagacagacattagCAATCGAG encodes:
- the LOC124875273 gene encoding solute carrier family 2, facilitated glucose transporter member 11-like, with amino-acid sequence MSSTGKKDAEERSNPAGSARTLSLTVCSAAIGGTFQYGYNISIINAPTIYIQNFINDTYMERWKTVLDTPEVTLVWTLIVSAFSLGGLLGALLAGPMAVRFGRKASLLLNNSFLLVGAVVVLTCKVAKSFEMIILARFLVGINSGVSMNIQPMYFGESAPKHLRGAVAFSSAVFTAFGIFFGQVVGLTELLGSEPLWPYLLASNALPALIQLATLPWFPESPRYLLIDRGDREACVHALGRLRGGQVPPLEMEEMLQEQQMSAALKSGSSAPAKTPWSLFKDRDLRFQLRTVMTASSAMMLCGNDSIYFYASYIFMEAGIPPEKIQYITIGTGASEFTASILSNLMIEWVGRRYLLIGGYSLMACWSVVFTIALTLQSQGVAGMAYLSMACVFAYILSFGLGPAGVTGILPAEIFDHTARPAAYMVAGSLMWISLFLVGMLFPFIVNGLGNYCFLPFLVVCLVSAVVLGLTMPETKGKTLAQITAEFDRKNGRVMQVEEPEQYQLGKASSFTTLTDNPESDHKTDPKTSRKSTNGTEVLGYI
- the LOC124875715 gene encoding cytochrome c oxidase assembly protein COX19, which gives rise to MSTAMNFGSKSFKPRPPDKGSFPLDHFGECKTFKETFMRCLRENSFDNSKCRLQSKDYLECRMDHQLMTREPLQKLGFKDLMDPPPSQEESTP